In Chelonia mydas isolate rCheMyd1 chromosome 18, rCheMyd1.pri.v2, whole genome shotgun sequence, a single genomic region encodes these proteins:
- the TNFRSF8 gene encoding tumor necrosis factor receptor superfamily member 8 isoform X2 gives MAARGLLLLLLLLLRGTQAAPPQTSIPSPQSCDVRENWLYDETSQRCCYQCPSGYHKQKECPTDPGRDCGQCEPEHFLNREQGKPYCKACVSCKPEFDLVEKAPCSFSSGRVCECRAGLFCKVAVLNSCARCISHTVCKPGFGVLARGTSEVDVSCEECPSGTFSDRHSSTERCKPHTDCAKLNKIAVGSGNSTHDQVCIDPPPTHLTPATLSGKFSNEPKDSSRARPPHLSKQPTTVGGQHSHAATKPVTRASILTSDAASGDANWTATGTGGGSDTKHAAGTSPTSDIATEKTAKTGDGSFVPWGAVVLCSMVLLAGMLVVWQRKVCKRRIFTLSRKTPDLYPVTAARPRSVRQGSDLMKNCAKRFSMLKADKESEERELLNRLPNPIVETNNNLVSSSEKNPSPDSSLAEMIQSTGNATDYPADSRVRDHTNNRIEDLLLLKSKGNSLGLYYCLCSSVEVARGEDGSKLK, from the exons ATGGCTGcccgggggctgctgctgctgctcctgctgcttctccGGGGGACCCAGGCGGCGCCCCCGCAG ACATCGATTCCCTCACCTCAGTCCTGTGACGTGCGAGAGAACTGGCTCTATGATGAAACTTCACAACGCTGCTGCTACCAATGTCCCTCAG GCTACCATAAACAGAAAGAGTGTCCCACAGATCCAGGCCGGGACTGCGGGCAGTGTGAGCCTGAGCACTTCCTGAACAGGGAACAAGGGAAGCCATACTGCAAGGCCTGCGTTTCATGCAAGCCAG AATTCGACCTTGTGGAGAAAGCCCCTTGCTCCTTCAGTTCCGGAAGGGTGTGTGAGTGCCGAGCAGGGCTGTTTTGTAAGGTTGCAGTTCTGAACAGCTGTGCGCGATGCATTTCCCACACTGTCTGCAAGCCAGGATTTGGAGTCCTAGCCAGAG gcACCTCAGAAGTTGATGTCTCCTGCGAAGAATGCCCTTCGGGTACCTTCTCTGATCGGCACTCCAGCACCGAACGCTGCAAGCCTCACACAGA ctgtgcCAAGCTAAACAAGATAGCAGTGGGCAGCGGAAATTCCACACACGACCAAGTCTGCATAGATCCGCCTCCCACGCACCTCACACCTGCCACTTTGTCTGGGAAATTCAGCAACGAGCCAAAGGATTCCAGCAGGGCAAGACCACCGCACCTGAGCAAGCAGCCAACCACCGTGGGAGGCCAGCATTCCCACGCTGCCACAAAGCCAGTGACCAGGGCCAGCATCCTGACGAGTGACGCAGCCTCTGGCGATGCCAACTGGACCGCTACGGGAACCGGCGGTGGATCGGATACAAAACACGCAGCTGGCACTTCCCCTACCTCAGATATAGCTACAGAGAAGACTGCCAAGACAG GTGATGGGAGCTTTGTTCCCTGGGGTGCGGTGGTTCTCTGCAGCATGGTGCTACTCGCTGGTATGCTGGTGGTTTGGCAAAGGAAGGTTTGCAAGCGGCGGATCTTCACCCTGAGTAGGAAAA CTCCTGATCTGTATCCAGTCACTGCAGCTAGACCCAGATCTGTACGTCAGG GTTCTGATCTGATGAAGAACTGTGCA AAGAGGTTCAGTATGCTGAAAGCTGACAAAGAGTCAGAAGAGAGGGAGTTACTAAACAGACTCCCCAACCCCATTGTGGAAACCAACAACAACTTGGTCTCCAGCTCAGAAAAAAATCCCAGTCCCGACTCAAGCCTGGCTGAGATGATCCAGAGCACTGGGAATGCCACCGACTATCCTGCTGATTCCCGAGTGAGGGACCACACTAATAACCGAATCG